A region from the Mucilaginibacter sp. CSA2-8R genome encodes:
- the rpoB gene encoding DNA-directed RNA polymerase subunit beta has translation MANKNNQRVNFATSRHVLDYPDFLDVQLKSFQEFFQLETTSDNRHKEGLFKVFAENFPISDSRNIFVLEFLDYFIDPPRYDIQECIDRGLTYSVPLKAKLRLSCNDEEHEDFETIVQDVYLGTIPYMTPKGTFVINGAERVIVSQLHRSPGVFFGQSRHTNGTKLYSARVIPFKGSWIEFATDVNNVMYAYIDRKKKFPVTTLLRAIGYDSDKDILELFELADEVKVSKSGLKKFVGRKLAARVLKKWVEDFVDEDTGEVVSIDRNEIILERETILNDDNIDMIIDAGVKSIILNKEDASTSGDYTIIYNTLQKDTSNSEKEAVEHIYRQLRNAEPPDEETARGIIDRLFFSDKRYDLGDVGRYRINRKLKLDTSDEIKVLTKADIIAIVKYLIKLINSKAEVDDIDHLSNRRVRTVGEQLYAQFGVGLARMARTIRERMNIRDNEVFTPTDLINARTLSSVINSFFGTNQLSQFMDQTNPLAEITHKRRLSALGPGGLSRERAGFEVRDVHYTHYGRLCTIETPEGPNIGLISSLCVHAKINNLGFIETPYKRVDNGVVAVDEPVIYLSAEDEDGKTIGQANAVYDDQGNFATPRVKARFEGDFPVIEPERLDYMDIAPNQITSIAASLIPFLEHDDANRALMGSNMQRQAVPLLRPEAPIVGTGLEGRVAKDSRTLVNAEGNGVVEYVDANEIRIKYDRTEDDRLVSFDDDIRSYRLIKFQKTNQSTTMNLKPIVKKGERVEKGQVLCEGYATQNGELALGRNMKVAFMPWQGYNFEDAIVISERVVSQDIFTSLHVEEFELEVRDTKRGEEELTPDIPNVSEEATKDLDEDGIIRVGAEVKEGDILIGKITPKGESDPSPEEKLLRAIFGDKAGDVKDASLKTPPSISGVVIDTKLFSRAKKTSKAEEKAQLEKLDTKHERAIKELKNRLVDKLFEIVNGKTSQGIFNVYKELLVPKGVKFTQKTLAELNYENINPTKWTTDDDKNDQIKLLLHNYGIKVNEELGGYRRDKFAISVGDELPSGIVQMAKVYIAKKRKLKVGDKMAGRHGNKGIVARIVRDEDMPFLEDGTPVDIVLNPLGVPSRMNLGQIYETVLGWAGKELGMKFATPIFDGATYQEVEDWIAKAGLPATGRTYLHNGLTGERFDQPTTVGIIYMLKLGHMVDDKMHARSIGPYSLITQQPLGGKAQFGGQRFGEMEVWALEAFGAANILQEILTVKSDDVIGRAKTYEAIVKGENLPTPSVPESFNVLVHELRGLGLDITLE, from the coding sequence TCTTTTCAGGAATTTTTCCAATTGGAAACCACTTCAGACAACCGTCACAAGGAAGGCTTGTTTAAAGTGTTTGCCGAAAACTTCCCGATCTCCGACTCGAGAAATATTTTCGTTCTGGAGTTTCTGGACTATTTTATTGATCCGCCGCGCTACGATATACAAGAGTGTATCGACCGTGGTTTAACTTACAGCGTGCCTTTAAAAGCAAAGCTTCGCCTTTCATGTAACGATGAAGAACACGAAGACTTTGAAACCATTGTACAGGATGTTTACTTAGGTACAATCCCATACATGACACCTAAAGGTACTTTTGTTATCAACGGTGCTGAGCGTGTAATTGTTTCGCAATTGCACCGTTCGCCAGGTGTGTTTTTTGGCCAAAGCCGTCACACCAACGGTACTAAATTGTACTCCGCCCGTGTTATTCCTTTCAAAGGTTCATGGATTGAGTTTGCTACAGACGTTAACAACGTAATGTATGCATATATTGACCGTAAAAAGAAATTCCCTGTAACTACCTTACTTCGTGCTATTGGCTACGACTCGGACAAGGATATCCTTGAACTGTTTGAGTTGGCTGATGAAGTTAAAGTGAGTAAATCAGGCCTTAAAAAATTTGTAGGCCGTAAGCTTGCAGCAAGGGTGCTTAAAAAATGGGTTGAAGACTTTGTGGACGAAGATACCGGTGAAGTGGTATCTATTGACCGTAACGAAATCATCCTTGAGCGCGAAACTATCTTGAATGATGACAACATTGATATGATCATCGATGCTGGCGTAAAAAGCATTATCCTGAACAAGGAAGATGCATCTACCAGCGGTGATTATACCATTATATATAATACTTTACAAAAAGATACTTCCAACTCGGAGAAAGAGGCTGTTGAGCACATTTACCGTCAGTTACGTAACGCCGAACCGCCTGATGAGGAAACCGCACGCGGTATTATCGATCGTTTGTTCTTCTCTGATAAAAGATATGATTTGGGCGATGTGGGCCGTTACCGCATCAACCGTAAATTGAAGCTGGATACGTCAGACGAGATTAAGGTATTAACCAAGGCAGACATTATTGCCATCGTTAAATACTTAATTAAGCTGATAAACTCTAAAGCTGAGGTGGATGATATTGACCACTTGTCAAACCGTCGTGTTCGTACGGTAGGCGAGCAGTTGTATGCGCAGTTTGGTGTAGGTTTAGCACGTATGGCTCGTACCATCCGTGAGCGTATGAACATTCGCGACAACGAGGTGTTCACACCAACCGACCTGATTAATGCACGTACATTATCATCAGTAATTAACTCTTTCTTTGGTACCAACCAGTTATCTCAGTTTATGGATCAAACCAATCCATTGGCCGAGATTACTCACAAACGCCGTTTGTCGGCGCTTGGTCCAGGTGGTCTGTCGCGTGAGCGTGCTGGTTTCGAGGTGCGTGACGTTCACTATACCCACTATGGCCGGTTGTGTACCATTGAAACACCAGAAGGACCAAACATCGGTTTGATTTCTTCATTGTGTGTGCATGCTAAAATTAACAACTTAGGTTTCATTGAAACGCCATATAAACGCGTTGATAACGGGGTAGTAGCTGTTGATGAGCCGGTAATTTATCTATCTGCAGAAGACGAAGATGGTAAAACCATTGGTCAGGCTAATGCAGTTTATGATGATCAAGGTAACTTTGCTACACCACGTGTTAAAGCCCGTTTCGAGGGTGACTTCCCAGTAATTGAGCCAGAGCGTTTAGATTACATGGATATTGCTCCTAACCAGATTACTTCAATCGCAGCGTCGCTGATTCCGTTCTTAGAACATGATGATGCTAACCGTGCATTGATGGGTTCAAACATGCAGCGCCAGGCTGTGCCGCTTTTACGCCCTGAGGCGCCAATTGTAGGTACAGGTTTGGAAGGCCGTGTAGCGAAAGACTCGCGTACTTTGGTTAACGCTGAAGGTAATGGTGTGGTTGAGTATGTAGATGCGAACGAAATTCGTATTAAATACGACCGTACTGAGGATGACCGTTTGGTTTCTTTCGATGACGACATTAGGTCTTACCGCTTAATTAAGTTTCAGAAAACTAACCAGAGCACCACGATGAACCTTAAGCCAATTGTTAAAAAAGGCGAGCGGGTTGAAAAAGGTCAGGTGTTATGTGAAGGTTACGCTACACAAAATGGTGAGCTGGCTTTAGGCCGCAACATGAAAGTAGCATTCATGCCTTGGCAAGGTTACAACTTTGAGGATGCGATTGTAATTTCTGAGCGTGTTGTATCTCAGGATATCTTTACTTCGTTACACGTTGAAGAATTTGAACTTGAAGTTCGTGATACTAAACGTGGTGAAGAAGAATTAACACCAGATATTCCTAACGTATCTGAAGAAGCTACAAAAGACTTGGACGAAGACGGTATTATCCGTGTTGGTGCTGAAGTTAAAGAAGGCGACATCCTGATTGGTAAGATTACCCCGAAAGGCGAGTCTGACCCATCACCGGAAGAAAAACTGTTACGTGCTATCTTTGGTGACAAAGCCGGCGACGTAAAAGATGCTTCTTTAAAAACTCCGCCATCTATCAGCGGTGTAGTTATTGACACTAAATTATTCTCTCGTGCCAAAAAGACTTCTAAAGCAGAAGAAAAAGCACAATTAGAGAAATTAGATACCAAACACGAAAGGGCAATCAAAGAACTTAAAAACCGTTTGGTTGACAAGTTATTTGAAATTGTAAACGGCAAAACCTCACAAGGTATTTTCAATGTTTACAAAGAGCTTTTAGTACCTAAAGGCGTTAAGTTTACTCAGAAAACACTGGCCGAACTTAATTACGAAAACATCAATCCAACTAAGTGGACAACTGACGATGATAAAAACGATCAGATTAAGTTGTTACTTCATAACTACGGTATCAAAGTTAACGAAGAATTAGGTGGCTACCGCCGTGATAAGTTTGCAATTAGCGTAGGTGATGAGTTACCATCAGGTATTGTGCAGATGGCTAAAGTTTACATCGCTAAAAAGCGTAAGCTTAAAGTGGGTGATAAAATGGCCGGTCGTCACGGTAACAAAGGTATTGTTGCCCGTATAGTGCGTGATGAGGATATGCCGTTCCTGGAAGATGGTACTCCAGTTGATATTGTGTTGAACCCACTGGGTGTACCATCGCGTATGAACTTGGGCCAGATTTACGAAACTGTATTGGGTTGGGCTGGTAAAGAGTTGGGAATGAAGTTTGCAACCCCGATTTTCGACGGTGCAACTTACCAAGAGGTGGAAGACTGGATTGCTAAAGCAGGTTTACCGGCTACCGGTCGTACTTATTTACACAATGGCTTAACCGGCGAGCGTTTTGACCAGCCAACTACAGTAGGTATCATCTACATGCTGAAACTGGGCCACATGGTTGACGATAAAATGCACGCCCGTTCAATCGGTCCGTACTCATTAATTACACAACAACCGTTGGGTGGTAAAGCCCAATTTGGTGGTCAGCGTTTTGGTGAGATGGAGGTTTGGGCATTGGAGGCCTTTGGTGCTGCCAACATTCTGCAGGAAATCCTGACCGTTAAATCGGATGATGTTATTGGCCGTGCTAAAACTTACGAAGCCATTGTTAAAGGTGAAAACCTGCCAACACCTTCGGTTCCTGAGTCATTCAATGTATTGGTTCATGAGTTGAGAGGTTTAGGTCTGGACATCACGTTAGAATAA